The following proteins come from a genomic window of Sardina pilchardus chromosome 13, fSarPil1.1, whole genome shotgun sequence:
- the LOC134100138 gene encoding sialate O-acetylesterase-like: MLSIWSGCVCFLSVLTAVSGELRFASYYGDHMVLHKAPERAVVWGYGTNSTTVVVSLSGLSSRNTYRSTVRDGVWRVTLDPVKAGGPYNVSAVESGGSDGKIMITDVMFGDVWLCGGQSNMVFTVHQIYNSSAEMALASKFPDVRLFHVAQQTSLVELIDLPGIAVRWSVPTPQLLSEYSAVCWLFGRYLYQTLQYPIGLVESCWGGTPVEVWSSSRPLQKCGIPQAPESYVDFMNPYDEDEPIPHQNSVAWNAMIHPLLNMTITGAIWYQGENNRYYNRDKYNCTFPGMIDDWRMAFHQGSGGQTAPDFPFGFVQLCTYDQGNVLDGFPEIRWHQTADFGYVPNKRMKRTFMAVALDLNDAASPWGTIHPRFKQDVAYRLTLGARTIAYGEKGISYQGPFPSSVHVNGTYLILTYDQNVFATPAKDTFEVCCTMEKVQCNSEDSWIWISAPMVPQNTSTVAVSLGGCAAEHVASLRYAWKDWPCGFKACPVYSADRVLPAPPFVLHRWP; encoded by the exons ATGCTGTCAATatggtctgggtgtgtgtgcttcctcagCGTTTTAACAGCTGTCTCTG gtGAACTTCGTTTTGCATCGTATTATGGTGACCATATGGTTCTACATAAGGCCCCAGAGAGAGCCGTGGTATGGGGCTATGGGACAAACAGCACGACTGTTGTAGTCAGTCTGTCTGGGCTGTCCAGCAGAAACACTTACAGGAGTACCGTTAGAGACG GTGTATGGAGGGTGACCCTTGATCCTGTGAAGGCGGGAGGTCCTTACAACGTGAGCGCTGTGGAGAGTGGTGGGAGTGATGGCAAGATCATGATCACAGACGTGATGTTTGGGGACGTGTGGCTGTGTGGGGGACAGAGCAACATGGTCTTTACTGTTCATCAG ATATATAACAGCTCAGCAGAGATGGCCCTGGCCTCAAAGTTCCCAGATGTGCGCCTCTTCCACGTTGCTCAGCAGACGAGCTTGGTTGAACTGATAGACCTGCCTGGAATCGCTGTGCGTTGGTCTGTGCCCACACCAC AATTACTCAGTGAATATTCTGCGGTCTGCTGGCTATTTGGACGTTACCTGTACCAGACCTTGCAGTACCCTATCGGCCTGGTAGAGTCATGCTGGGGAGGGACACCTGTGGAGGTGTGGTCCTCCAGCAGACCCCTCCAGAAATGTGGCATTCCCCAGGCACCAGAGAG TTACGTTGACTTCATGAATCCTTATGATGAGGATGAACCAATTCCACACCAAAACTCAGTGGCGTGGAATGCCATGATCCACCCTCTGCTCAACATGACCATCACAGGTGCCATCTGGTATCAAG GTGAGAACAACCGTTACTACAATCGTGATAAATACAACTGCACCTTCCCCGGCATGATCGATGACTGGAGGATGGCTTTCCACCAGGGCTCAGGGGGCCAGACTGCCCCAGACTTCCCCTTTGGATTTGTGCAG CTGTGCACCTATGATCAGGGTAATGTACTGGACGGCTTCCCAGAGATCCGCTGGCATCAGACAGCTGACTTTGGCTACGTTCCTAATAAGCGCATGAAGCGGACCTTCATGGCCGTGGCCCTTGACTTAAATGATGCAGCTTCACCTTGGGGCAC CATCCACCCACGCTTCAAACAGGACGTGGCCTACAGATTGACCCTTGGTGCGCGGACGATTGCCTATGGTGAAAAGGGTATATCCTACCAGGGTCCCTTCCCAAGTTCTGTTCATGTTAATGGCACCTACCTAATACTCACTTACGATCAGAACGTCTTTGCCACCCCGGCCAAAGACACATTTGAG GTGTGTTGTACCATGGAAAAGGTGCAGTGCAATTCTGAGGATAGCTGGATCTGGATCTCTGCCCCCATGGTGCCTCAGAACACCTCCACGGTGGCTGTGAGCCTGGGGGGCTGTGCGGCTGAGCATGTGGCCTCCCTGCGGTACGCCTGGAAGGACTGGCCCTGTGGCTTTAAGGCCTGCCCCGTCTACAGCGCTGACAGGGTCCTGCCTGCACCACCTTTCGTCCTGCACCGGTGGCCCTAG